In Schistocerca cancellata isolate TAMUIC-IGC-003103 chromosome 7, iqSchCanc2.1, whole genome shotgun sequence, a genomic segment contains:
- the LOC126092588 gene encoding tRNA wybutosine-synthesizing protein 2 homolog, with protein MDVVVAVTDRKTCQNMILELKSIGIHDSTYPVQKLDGNLLGIPIKNDLEILKKYLVSDNKYEIQGKPFYLKKCDEVFLVAASTTPAAKLKTNVKQLLDKKNVPISAEVEIEIPEKWEKYGDTVIFGNDKSFESDVWQSRVGNELWLVVCDTLKVNRVAIRKRIKSDCYRTPRAELVWGNSSWVTHTDNGIKYSWNVEKNMFCAGNAPERHRVAGFDCREEVVVDMYAGIGYFTLPYIIHAGAKTVHACEWNPDAVVALRYNLSQNNIVEKCVIHEGDNRVVCPVGVANRVNLGLLPSSKKAWKTACAALNPVSGGVLHVHENVTSGKPKITHEATGNFDKDLEKQTCMNSNCNTCVQLISTLSKQEETFCDACSTSFCLQSDNMKSQVLNNINFRWKKVEWKMWALHTCHTICTLLHTIHGQNHPWEVSVQCLHHVKSYAPHVDHLVLDLKCIPLIGSV; from the coding sequence ATGGATGTCGTAGTAGCTGTGACCGATCGGAAAACATGTCAGAATATGATATTAGAACTGAAGTCAATAGGAATTCATGATAGCACATACCCTGTGCAGAAACTCGATGGAAACTTGTTGGGTATTCCAATCAAAAACGATCTAGAAATCCTGAAGAAATATTTGGTTAGTGACAACAAATATGAAATCCAAGGCAAACCATTTTATCTTAAGAAGTGTGATGAAGTTTTTTTAGTTGCAGCCAGTACCACTCCGGCAGCGAAATTGAAAACTAACGTTAAGCAGTTGTTGGATAAGAAAAACGTGCCAATAAGTGCAGAAGTGGAGATAGAAATTCCGGAAAAATGGGAGAAATATGGTGATACTGTAATTTTTGGTAATGATAAATCTTTCGAAAGTGATGTCTGGCAGTCTCGTGTCGGTAACGAGTTGTGGCTTGTCGTGTGTGATACCTTGAAGGTAAACAGAGTGGCAATAAGGAAGCGGATAAAATCAGATTGCTATAGGACACCAAGAGCAGAGCTTGTTTGGGGAAATTCCTCGTGGGTAACACATACTGATAATGGAATAAAGTACAGCTGGaatgtagaaaaaaatatgttttgcgcCGGTAATGCACCAGAACGGCATAGAGTCGCAGGATTTGACTGTAGAGAAGAGGTAGTTGTAGATATGTACGCTGGTATTGGCTATTTCACTTTGCCATACATTATACATGCTGGCGCGAAAACAGTGCATGCTTGTGAGTGGAATCCTGATGCTGTTGTTGCATTACGATATAATTTATCACAAAATAATATTGTTGAGAAATGTGTAATTCACGAAGGAGATAACCGTGTTGTGTGCCCTGTTGGTGTCGCAAACCGTGTTAACTTGGGACTTCTCCCATCTTCTAAGAAAGCTTGGAAAACAGCTTGTGCTGCTCTGAATCCAGTTTCTGGTGGAGTTTTACATGTACATGAAAATGtcacttcaggtaaacccaaaatTACACATGAGGCTACGGGTAACTTTGACAAGGATTTGGAAAAGCAAACTTGCATGAACAGTAACTGTAATACCTGTGTGCAATTaatatcaacattgtcaaagcAAGAGGAAACATTTTGTGATGCTTGTAGCACATCATTTTGTTTGCAGTCAGATAATATGAAGAGTCAAGTGCTCAACAATATAAATTTCAGGTGGAAGAAAGTTGAATGGAAAATGTGGGCTTTACATACCTGTCATACCATCTGTACATTACTCCACACCATACATGGTCAAAACCACCCTTGGGAAGTTTCTGTTCAGTGTCTTCACCATGTGAAGTCATATGCACCACATGTTGACCATCTTGTTCTTGACTTAAAGTGTATTCCTTTGATTGGATCTGTGTAG